Below is a window of Paraburkholderia kururiensis DNA.
GAACAGCATCAGGCAAACCGCCGGCGCGGCGGGAGTGAAGGAGACTCAATGCGCAACAATCTTCCCGTGACAGGCGTGGAGTACGACTATCCGGCATCGAGCATGCTGGTGTCGGCCACGAATCTTTCCAGCCACATCGAGTACTGCAATCCGGCCTTCATCGAGGTCTCGGGCTTTTCGCGCGAGGAACTGATCGGCCAGCCGCACAACGTGATCCGGCATCCGGACATGCCGCCGCAGGCATTCGAAGACATGTGGGCGACCATCAAGGCCGGGCGGTCATGGACGGCGCTCGTGAAGAACCGCCGCAAGAACGGCGACCATTACTGGGTGCGGGCCAACGTCACGCCCATCGTGCGACACGGCGAGGCCGTGGGTTATCTCAGCGTTCGCACGAAGCCCGAGCGCGCCGAGATTCGCGAAGCCGAGGCGCTCTACGCGCGCCTGCGCAGCGGTCAGGCGAAGGGTGTGTGTCTGCGCGGCGGCCGCGTCGTGCATGTGGGCGTGCTCCATGCGCTCGACTTGTGGCGCGATGCCGGTTTGCCCGCGCACATCTTCATGACGGGTGCGGCGGGCGTGGCCGCTGTCGCATCGCTCTTCGCCTTCGCGGACCGGCTATCGGGCGCGACGCTCGTGAGCGCCGCGCTCGCGATGGTCGCGGCCGGCACGTGGCTGCCGGCCTTCTTCGTGGCGAAGCGCGCGCAAAGTCGCATTGCCGAAGTGGACCGCATCGCGGCGCGCATGGCCGCGGGCGACCTCACGGTGCATGTGCCGGCCACGTCGGGCACGTGCACGAGCCAGACGCTGCGCGGACTGGCTCAGTTACGCGTGAGTCTAGTCGCGATCGTCTCCGACGTGCGCACGCAGATCGAACAGATGAAGGTGGCGTCGCAGGAAATTGCCGGAGGCAACATGGACCTGTCGCGACGCACCGAGGTGCAGGCGGCGTCGCTGGAGGAGACCGCGGCTTCGCTCGAGGAACTCACGGCCACCGTCAAGAGCAATTCGCACGCGGCGACCCAGGCGAACAGCATCGTGGAGAACGCGCAGACAGCGACGCGCGGCGGCTGCGATGCGATCCGGCAGACGGAGTCCACCATGCAGGGCATCTCGCGTTCGTCCGACCAGATTCGCGCCATCGTCACGACGATCGACAGCATCGCGTTCCAGACCAACATCCTCGCGCTCAATGCGGCGGTGGAAGCGGCCCGCGCGGGCGAAACGGGCAAGGGCTTCGCCGTGGTGGCCGGCGAAGTGCGCGGACTCGCGCAACGCTGCGCGACGGCGGCGCGCGAAATCAAGGCGATCGTGGATACCAACGCGACCGTCGCCCAGGCGGCGGGCGAGAGCGTTGCCGGGGCCGCGGGCCGCATGGTCGAAATCGAATCGAACATGCAGCGCGTGTATGCGATCGTTCAGGAAATCGCGAATGCCAGTGTCGAGCAGTCGCAAGGTATCGACAGCATCAACAACTCGGTGGTGCATCTGGACGATGCGACCCAGCAGAACGCGGCACTCGTCGAAGAGGGCGCCGCCACGGCTGAAAGCCTCGCCAATCAGGCGAACGTGCTGGACGAGGCGGTGCGCCTCTTTACCTTGCCGAACCAGACGGCGGTGCGCTCGCGGTAGTCCTGCTTTTCGTTCGCGCCTTCTCGCCCTCAGGCGAGGATGAACCATGGGGATTCGGCGCGGCGATCGGGCGCTCATAGACGAATGCGGCACGACGGAGAAAGCCGCTACACGTCACGCTCCAGTGCGATAATGCGCAGCATTTTTCGCCATCGCCGCACGTCTGCCCGATGCCTCACGTCAGCCGTTTTTCCGTCTCGTCGATACGAGCGTTTCTTGCGTGTCTTCTGGCTTCTGCAAGCCTTGCGCAAGCCCATCCCCACGTGTGGGTCGCCTACACGGCAAGCGTCCGCATGAGCGGCACGTCCATCGTCGCGCTCGACGAGCGCTGGCGCTTTACGGAAGGCTTTCCGGTTCAGCTCGTCGGCGTCGGGCAGATGCCCGCGCAGGGCCTGCTCGACGCGGCGCTCACGAAGCGTTTCCACGACGAGGCGTTCGTGTCGCTCGCTCACGCGTCTTACTTCACCCATCTTTTCGTCGACGGTCGCGCGCAGGTCTTTGGCGCGCCTACCGGCTTCCAGGTGTCGGTGGAGGACGGCAAGATCACCTACGCGTTCCGGCTGCCGCTTGCGGCGCCTGTCGACGTGCGCGGCAAGAGCGTGGAACTGGGCGTGTGGGACCCGTCCTATTACGTCGACTACGAAATGGATTCGGGCGAGGCGGTATCGCTCGGGGCCGGCGCCCCCGGTGCGTGCTCGATCCGGTCCTTCGTGGACAAGGCCCATCCCATCTTCAATGGCTTCGTATTGCCTCACGCGAGCGCGATCGCATGCTAGCCGGTCTGCGTGTGACGCTGCGTAGGGTTCCGCGCGTGGTTCTGCCTGGCCCATGCGCGCGTCTCGTGGCCGCTTTCGGCAGGACGCTGCGCGGCATGGTGCACGGCCATGGACGCGCGGCGGTTGCATCGTTGCTTGTTGTGGCGGTGTTGTGCGTGGCTTGCGTGCACGCGCATGCAGAAGCGCTGGACGTCTTCGGGCAGCCCACCGGCGCGGCGGCCACTGCGGGCGCCACGGCAACCACGGCAACTGCTGCGGCGTCCGATAGCGCAACGCTCGCTCCGTCATGGTGGTATCGCTACGTGCCCGATTCCGTGCGGGCGGGCGTCGGCGCCTGGCTGCGCGTGCAGGCGGCCTGGAACGGCCGCATCGAAGGGTTCATGGCCCAGTGGTCGCACGGCGCTTCGCTCGCTGCATGGGCAACGCTCGTCGTCGTCTCGTTCGGATACGGCGCGCTACACGCGTTGGGCCCGGGTCACGGCAAGCTCGTCGTCAGCACCTGGCTCGGATCGCGTCGCACGCGCCTTGCGGACGCCGTGCTTCTCAGCGCGTGGACGGCCGCGGTGCAGGCGTTCAGCGCGATCGGGCTCGTGCTGGGCGCCGCGTGGTTCACGCACGCGGGGCTCATGAGCGTGATGCCGCACGCCGCGTCGATGGAGACGGTCAGCTACCTCTTGCTCTGCGTGACGAGCGCCTGGGCTATCAGGTCGCGTGGCGCGCGCAGCCAATGCTGCGACGAAGCGCCGGTCGTCAGGCTTGCGCATCATGCAGGCGAAGACGCGCCGCAGGCGGCGCCGGACGCAGCCGATGGAGTGGGCGGCGACGAAGCCCCCGTAGGCGCGTATCTGCGTAACCGGCTGACCCGCGTCGCGCAGGAGAAGCCTCGTCTCGCAGCGGGCGCCGGGCCCGTTCTTTCCCGGGCGGCAGTGGATGCCCGTCCTGTTTCGGAGGACCGGGCGCGTTCGAAGATCCGCCAGATCGCGACGCTCGGCCTTGCTGCCGGCGTGCGGCCGTGTATCGGCGCGATCTTCGCGCTGGTGACGTCGATGGCGAACGGAGCGCTCGCCGCCGGCGTGGTTGCGACCGTCGCGATGGCCGCGGGCGTCGCGACGACGGTCACGCTGATCGGTCTTGGCAGCATCGGGGCGAACCGGACGCTCGCCCGGCTCGCATTGCGCTACCGCATACGTTCCGCGAGGGCAGGGCGCATGGTTGCGGTCGGCGCGATCGCCATGATCCTGCTGGTCTCTGCCTTGCAGCTGGCGCTGTTGCTGAGCGGCATCAGCGCCAACACGCTCTCGTAACGCCTGCGCGGCGGCATGCTCCGCTCAGGCGTGTGCGCGTCCGATCTTGAACACACCGACGACCTCGCGTAGCGCGGTGGCCTGCTGCGCCATCGACTGCGCGGCGGCCGAAGCCTGCTCCACCAGCGCGGCGTTCTGCTGCGTGACCGAATCCATCTGGCCCACGGCGACATTGACCTGCTCGATTCCCGTTCCCTGTTCGTCGGAGGCCGAGGCGATCTCGCCCATGATGTCGGTCACGCGCCGCACGGACTGCACGATATCGGACATGGTGGCGCCGGCTCGCTCCACCTGCTCGGAGCCTTGCGCCACGCTTTCCACCGAACTCGTGATGAGGTCCTTGATCTCTTTCGCCGCGCTCGCGCTGCGTTGCGCCAGCGTGCGCACTTCGCCCGCCACCACGGCGAACCCGCGGCCCTGTTCTCCTGCGCGTGCGGCTTCCACTGCTGCGTTGAGCGCGAGGATGTTGGTCTGGAACGCAATGCCCTCGATGACGGCGATGATTTCGGCGACCTTGCCCGAACTGCTCGAGATGGCGCGCATGGACTCCACCACCTGGCTCACCACTTCGCCGCCGCGCACGGCGACATCGCAGGCGCTGCCTGCGAGCGCGTTGGCCTGTTTGGCGTTTTCCGTGTTCTGACGCACCGTGGCGGTCAGTTGCTCCATGCTGGCCGCCGTTTCCTGAAGCGAGGCCGCCTGCTCTTCCGTGCGCTGCGAGAGGTCCAGGTTGCCCTGTGCGATTTCCCCGGCCGAGGTCGTGATGGCTTCCGCGGAAGTCTGGATTTCGGCAACGATGCCCCTCAGTTGCTGACGCATCGATTCGAGCGACGCCATCAGGCTGTCTCGATCGTTCGGCGCGACAGGCACCGGCATCTCGAGATTGCCCTCGGCAATGCGGCCTGCCACCGTGGCGGCGTCGGCAGGTTCGCCACCCAACGCGCGCGTGATGCTGCGCGTAATGAAGAAGCCGAGCGCGATCGAGAGGACGATCGTCATAGCGCCGGCCGCGGCGAGCGTCAGCTTGGTCGATGTCGTCATGCTCGCCACTTCGCCCGAGCGCTGGTCGAGCAGCGACTGCTCGGCCTGGTTGAATTCCGCAGCAACGGCACGATAGCGGTCCATGAACTGCTTGTCGTTGCCCTGCTTGAAGTAGTCGATCAACACGTTGACAGGCTGCGTGCCGGCGTTGACGTCACGCCGCATCGCGATCAGCTTCTCGTCGATTTCCGCCACCTTCTGCTGCATCTCGCGCAGCGTGTCGAGGCGCTGCTGCTGCGCCGGATTGTCGGCCGTGAGGCTTCGGACCTGATCGAGCGACGTCGTGAACTGCGTGCGTCCAGCCTTGTACGGCTCCAGGAAGCGCTCCTCGCCCGAGGCGACGAAGCCGCGCGCACCGGTCTCCATGTTGATCATGTTGGCGAGCATGTCGTCGTTCGCCCGCAGAACCTGATAGCTGTGAATGTTCCAGCCATTCGCCTGATTGAGCTTCAGAAAATTGAGTATCGAGATTGCGCTGCCAATCAACGAAATGACGACGACGATACCGAACGCTACGCCAAGCTTCTGGCCCACAGTCATTGATTTCATGCTTTCTTCCTCACGGGTATTGGTATTCACAATGTCGGCAAATAAACTGGATTACTGAAATCCGGTCGATTGCAACGCGTGGGTGGTTTTTTTCTGCGTTTATCGGGTTGAGTGATTGTGTTTTCCTGATCATCGGCCACTGGAGAAGGCAATTCTTCCCGCAAACGATCATTTCAGTATTTCATGCTTTTTGCATCGAATGAAACCGGGGCTTTTCCACTGTTAGCGCATCACGCTGAGCCGGATTTCTGCATACAAATTGCGAATTCTTCCAATAAATCGCATTCTGCGAATTGAATATAAAAATTCAATTTATCTGCATGTTTGTCGTGATCGACTTTGCGTAGACGTTTGCAAGCGGTATTCATGTTTTATATCGATGTGGTCTGTGGATTTCGCCATCGTCGTCGCTCTTCGCAATCAGAAGTGCTCCCAGTCGCGCGCCGTGTCCGCGGCTCGAGGCGCGGCGGCAAGCGTGGACGTGGGAGCGGGTGTGTGGTTCGGCACGGCGAGGCGGCTCGCGCGCTCGCGCTTCGCGGCCGGCTTGCGTGCCGCCGCTGCTGTCCCCGCTGGAGTGACCGCACCATGCCGTGCCTCGTTGCCGGAGCCGCCCGAACTCAGCCGAAAGAACGACACCGCTTCGGTCAACTGATGCCCCTGGTCTTCGAGCGACTTCGATGCTGCCGCGGCCTGCTCCACGAGCGCCGCGTTCTGCTGCGTGACCTCGTCCATCTGCGTGATCGCCACATTGACCTGCTCGATGCCGCGGCTCTGTTCGCTCGATGCCGCCGCGATCTCGCCCATGATGTCCGTCACGCGCGCCACGGCCTGCGTGACTTCGGCCATCGTGCTGCCCGCGTCGTCGGCGAGGCGCGATCC
It encodes the following:
- a CDS encoding methyl-accepting chemotaxis protein, which translates into the protein MKSMTVGQKLGVAFGIVVVISLIGSAISILNFLKLNQANGWNIHSYQVLRANDDMLANMINMETGARGFVASGEERFLEPYKAGRTQFTTSLDQVRSLTADNPAQQQRLDTLREMQQKVAEIDEKLIAMRRDVNAGTQPVNVLIDYFKQGNDKQFMDRYRAVAAEFNQAEQSLLDQRSGEVASMTTSTKLTLAAAGAMTIVLSIALGFFITRSITRALGGEPADAATVAGRIAEGNLEMPVPVAPNDRDSLMASLESMRQQLRGIVAEIQTSAEAITTSAGEIAQGNLDLSQRTEEQAASLQETAASMEQLTATVRQNTENAKQANALAGSACDVAVRGGEVVSQVVESMRAISSSSGKVAEIIAVIEGIAFQTNILALNAAVEAARAGEQGRGFAVVAGEVRTLAQRSASAAKEIKDLITSSVESVAQGSEQVERAGATMSDIVQSVRRVTDIMGEIASASDEQGTGIEQVNVAVGQMDSVTQQNAALVEQASAAAQSMAQQATALREVVGVFKIGRAHA
- a CDS encoding methyl-accepting chemotaxis protein — its product is MRNNLPVTGVEYDYPASSMLVSATNLSSHIEYCNPAFIEVSGFSREELIGQPHNVIRHPDMPPQAFEDMWATIKAGRSWTALVKNRRKNGDHYWVRANVTPIVRHGEAVGYLSVRTKPERAEIREAEALYARLRSGQAKGVCLRGGRVVHVGVLHALDLWRDAGLPAHIFMTGAAGVAAVASLFAFADRLSGATLVSAALAMVAAGTWLPAFFVAKRAQSRIAEVDRIAARMAAGDLTVHVPATSGTCTSQTLRGLAQLRVSLVAIVSDVRTQIEQMKVASQEIAGGNMDLSRRTEVQAASLEETAASLEELTATVKSNSHAATQANSIVENAQTATRGGCDAIRQTESTMQGISRSSDQIRAIVTTIDSIAFQTNILALNAAVEAARAGETGKGFAVVAGEVRGLAQRCATAAREIKAIVDTNATVAQAAGESVAGAAGRMVEIESNMQRVYAIVQEIANASVEQSQGIDSINNSVVHLDDATQQNAALVEEGAATAESLANQANVLDEAVRLFTLPNQTAVRSR
- a CDS encoding DUF1007 family protein, producing the protein MPHVSRFSVSSIRAFLACLLASASLAQAHPHVWVAYTASVRMSGTSIVALDERWRFTEGFPVQLVGVGQMPAQGLLDAALTKRFHDEAFVSLAHASYFTHLFVDGRAQVFGAPTGFQVSVEDGKITYAFRLPLAAPVDVRGKSVELGVWDPSYYVDYEMDSGEAVSLGAGAPGACSIRSFVDKAHPIFNGFVLPHASAIAC
- a CDS encoding nickel/cobalt transporter; this translates as MVHGHGRAAVASLLVVAVLCVACVHAHAEALDVFGQPTGAAATAGATATTATAAASDSATLAPSWWYRYVPDSVRAGVGAWLRVQAAWNGRIEGFMAQWSHGASLAAWATLVVVSFGYGALHALGPGHGKLVVSTWLGSRRTRLADAVLLSAWTAAVQAFSAIGLVLGAAWFTHAGLMSVMPHAASMETVSYLLLCVTSAWAIRSRGARSQCCDEAPVVRLAHHAGEDAPQAAPDAADGVGGDEAPVGAYLRNRLTRVAQEKPRLAAGAGPVLSRAAVDARPVSEDRARSKIRQIATLGLAAGVRPCIGAIFALVTSMANGALAAGVVATVAMAAGVATTVTLIGLGSIGANRTLARLALRYRIRSARAGRMVAVGAIAMILLVSALQLALLLSGISANTLS